The Streptomyces capitiformicae genome contains the following window.
ACGCCGAACGCGCTGACCAGCGAGGGCAGGATCACGGCTTGGAGCTGGTCGGTCCAGTCCAGCTTGGCGACCATCATGTAGAGGGGGATCACCTGGAGCTGCGGCGGCACCATCATGGTGCCGATCACGATCAGCATCAGCGCGTTACGGCCCTTGAACCGCAGCTTGGCGAAGGCGAACCCGGCGATCGTCGACAGGAAGACGATGGTCAGCGACGAAACGCCCGCCACGATCGTCGTATTGAGGAACGCCTCGCCCAGATTGGCATCGCTCCAGGCCACTTCGATCTTGTCGAAGAGGTTCGCGCCGAACCAGAACGGCGGCGGGGTCTCCGCCAGCCGCGCGTTGTCGCGGGAGGCGGCGATCGCCGTCCAGAACAACGGGAAGATCGACACGAGGGTGAAGACGATGAGGATGGCGTACGCGATCGGTCCCGCGTGGTGCTGACCGCCCGCCCGTGCCGCCTTCAGGCCGAACCTGCGCCGCTCGTCCTTGGGCGGCTCCGGCGGCACGGCATCGACCGGGGCCTTGTTGATTGTCGTCGTCACGGCCGGTCTCCTAACTACTGGCGCGCAGCCGGCGCGAGATGACGTAGTTGATGATCCCGATCACGATGAGGATCAGGAACATCGTCCAGGCGATGGCGGAGGCGCGGCCCAGGTGCTGGTTCACCCAGCCCTGCTCGTACATGTACAGGCCGAGTGTCTGGAACTGGTGCTGCGGTCCGCCGGAGGCACCCTTGTTGGCGTCGAACATCAGCGGCTCGGCGAAGAGCTGCGAGGCGCCGATGGTCGACACGACGACGGTGAACAGGATCGTCGGGCGCAGCGACGGCAGCGTCACATGGAGGAACTGCTTCCAGCGGCTGGCGCCGTCGAGGGCCGCCGACTCGTACAGGTCCTGCGGGATCGCCTGCATCGCGGCCAGGTAGATCAGCGCGTTGTAGCCGGTCCAGCGCCAGATGACGATGGACGAGACGGCGATCTGCGCGTACCACTTGTCGTTCTGCCAGTCGATGTTGTCGACGCCGAACAGGCCCAGGAACCAGTTGATCATGCCGTAGTCGCGGCCGAAGAGCAGCACGAAGACGAGGGTCGCCGCGGCGATCGACGTGGCGTACGGCGCGAGCATCACGACCCGGAAGAAGTTCGAGGCGCGCAGCTTGTAGTTGAGGAGGTGCGCGATGCCCAGCGCCATCATCAACTGCGGGACGGTCGAGATGATCCCGATGGTGAAGGTGTTCCTCGCCGCGTTCCAGTAGAACTCGTCGTCGAAGATCCGGGTGTAGTTGCGCAGCCCCGCCCACTCCATGTCGGTGGGCGCGGTCAGCTCCACCGTGTGCAGCGAGGCCCACGCCGTGTAGATCAGCGGGAACATGCCGAACGCGATGAAGAGCATGAAGAACGGCGAGACGAAGGCGTACGGGCTCCAGCGCACGTCCCGCTGCCAGCGGCGGGACAGCCGGGCGCGCTTGCGGAGCGTCTCAGGTGACTCGACGGGCGGACGGGCCGGGGCCGCGCCCCCCTCCTTGGCGGGGGGCGCGGCGGCGGTGTCGTGCGTGGGTGCCGTTCCGGTCACCTGAGGCCTCCAGAGAGGCATCGACCCTCAGGCCGGGGTCCAGGCACCATCCACACAATCGGGTGAACGGCGCTCGATGCGTTGCGAGAACCAAGCATGCGACTGGATCCTTGATGTCGACCGGGCTGGTTCCAACCCGGCTGGTGTTGATCGCGGAAGACTCGATCGCTCGCTGAGCGGCCGAGCGGCGTGAGCCAGGAATCCCTCTGCTCCGGCCGGGGGAGGGTTCAATGCTCCAGGTTGTTGTCGATGGTCTTGGTGGCGTTGGTCCAAGCCTCCTCGGGAGACTTGCCCTGCGTCACCAGGATGACGCCGTTGTCGGTCAGGCCCTGCTGGATGATCTGGTCCTTCGGGCCGACCACCTGCACCGGGAGCTCGGCGGCCAGCGGCGCGTAGATCTGGCCGATCGGGGCGTCACCGGTCATCTTGTTCTTCGCGTCCTTCACCAGCGGCAGATCGTACGCGGCCTGCGCGGTCGGGAAGCTGCCGCGCTTGGAGAAGAGCTTGGCCTGCTGCTCGGGCGCGGTCAGCCAGGCGGCCAGCTTCGCGGCCTCCTCGGTGTTCTTGCCCGACTTCGGCACGCTGAGGAAGGAGCCGCCCCAGTTGGCGGCCTTCGGCGGCGCGGCAACGTCCCACTTGCCGGCGTTCTCCGGCTTCGACTTGCCCTCGATGTAGCCGAGCATCCACGGCGGGCAGGCCATCGCGGCGAACTTGCTGTTGGCGATCGTGGTGTCCCAGGCCGGCTGGAACTGCGTCTGGTTGCCGATCAGGCCGGCCTCGGCGGCCTCGGCGGTCAGGTCGAACGCCCTCTTGACGGCCGGGTTCGTCTTGTAGATGACCTCGCCGGAGGCGTTGTAGAACCGCTCCTCCTCACTGCCGACGATGGCGTTGAACAGGCCGCCGGGGGAGTCCATGAAGGTGGTGCCCTTGGGGCCCTTCGCCTTGTAGTCCTTGCCGACATCGACGAGCTTCGCCCAGTCGCCCGTCCACAGCTTGCCGACCTCCTCGCGGTCGGTGGGCAGACCGGCCGCCGCGAAGAGGTCCTTGCGGTAGCAGATGGCCATCGGTCCGACGTCGGTGCCGAGTCCGATCGTCTGGCCGTTCTCCGCGGTCCCCTGCTCCCACTTCCAGGGCAGGTAGTCGCTCTCCTTGCCGTACTTGGACAGGTCGACGAACTTGTCGCTGTACTTCTGCACCACTTCGGCGATGTTGCCGACTTCGATGCCCTGGATGTCCTGGAGGCCGCTGTTGGTGGTGAGATGGTTGACCAGTGGCGGGTAGTAGTTCTCGTTCCGCTCGACCACGGTCTGGTCGATGTCGATGTTCGGGTTCAGCTTCTCGTACTCGGCGTACAGCCCGGCCTCCTCGAAGCCGAAGCTGCCGAAGAGCCCCAGGGTGATCTTGGTCTTGCCGCCGGCGCCGCCGTCCGACGAGCCGCCTTCCTCGTCCTTGCCGTCATCGGCACAGCCGGCCAGCAGCCCGGCGCCCAGCGCGGCGACGGCCGCGATGACCACCGTCTTTCGCGTACTGCGGGCGATACGGGTGCCCCCGCCCGACCGCAGCCGAGTGTGGGGGAGGGTACGTGCTCGCATTGCGTCCTCCTGATGCCTTGACG
Protein-coding sequences here:
- a CDS encoding carbohydrate ABC transporter permease, with translation MTTTINKAPVDAVPPEPPKDERRRFGLKAARAGGQHHAGPIAYAILIVFTLVSIFPLFWTAIAASRDNARLAETPPPFWFGANLFDKIEVAWSDANLGEAFLNTTIVAGVSSLTIVFLSTIAGFAFAKLRFKGRNALMLIVIGTMMVPPQLQVIPLYMMVAKLDWTDQLQAVILPSLVSAFGVFFMRQYLLQALPDEIIEAARVDGASSWRVIWHVVFPAARPAMAVLGMLMFVQTWNDFLWPFLVLTQLGNPTVQVAVAGLGRGYTPDQALIMAGALLSTLPLLIVFAIFGKQIVGGIMQGAVKG
- a CDS encoding carbohydrate ABC transporter permease; amino-acid sequence: MTGTAPTHDTAAAPPAKEGGAAPARPPVESPETLRKRARLSRRWQRDVRWSPYAFVSPFFMLFIAFGMFPLIYTAWASLHTVELTAPTDMEWAGLRNYTRIFDDEFYWNAARNTFTIGIISTVPQLMMALGIAHLLNYKLRASNFFRVVMLAPYATSIAAATLVFVLLFGRDYGMINWFLGLFGVDNIDWQNDKWYAQIAVSSIVIWRWTGYNALIYLAAMQAIPQDLYESAALDGASRWKQFLHVTLPSLRPTILFTVVVSTIGASQLFAEPLMFDANKGASGGPQHQFQTLGLYMYEQGWVNQHLGRASAIAWTMFLILIVIGIINYVISRRLRASS
- a CDS encoding ABC transporter substrate-binding protein, whose protein sequence is MRARTLPHTRLRSGGGTRIARSTRKTVVIAAVAALGAGLLAGCADDGKDEEGGSSDGGAGGKTKITLGLFGSFGFEEAGLYAEYEKLNPNIDIDQTVVERNENYYPPLVNHLTTNSGLQDIQGIEVGNIAEVVQKYSDKFVDLSKYGKESDYLPWKWEQGTAENGQTIGLGTDVGPMAICYRKDLFAAAGLPTDREEVGKLWTGDWAKLVDVGKDYKAKGPKGTTFMDSPGGLFNAIVGSEEERFYNASGEVIYKTNPAVKRAFDLTAEAAEAGLIGNQTQFQPAWDTTIANSKFAAMACPPWMLGYIEGKSKPENAGKWDVAAPPKAANWGGSFLSVPKSGKNTEEAAKLAAWLTAPEQQAKLFSKRGSFPTAQAAYDLPLVKDAKNKMTGDAPIGQIYAPLAAELPVQVVGPKDQIIQQGLTDNGVILVTQGKSPEEAWTNATKTIDNNLEH